A stretch of Microbacterium sp. LWH3-1.2 DNA encodes these proteins:
- a CDS encoding glycosyltransferase family 2 protein has product MSGAIDVVLPCLDEAAALPRVLAALPAGARAIVVDNGSTDCSASVARENGATVVHEPRRGFGAAVHAGVSAATAEVVAICDADGSFDLGELERVTDPVLTGEFDLVLGRRAAVPWSSWPPHARLANAYLARRLRTRAGISVHDLGPMRAARREGLLALGLRDRRSGYPLEMVMAAAREGWRIGEVEVTYRPRVGRSKVTGTVRGTAIAIADMSRLLRERV; this is encoded by the coding sequence ATGTCTGGTGCGATCGATGTCGTGCTCCCCTGCCTCGACGAGGCGGCGGCGCTCCCCCGCGTGCTGGCCGCGCTGCCGGCGGGCGCTCGAGCGATCGTCGTCGATAACGGCTCGACCGACTGCTCGGCATCCGTCGCCCGAGAGAACGGCGCGACGGTCGTGCACGAGCCGCGCCGCGGGTTCGGCGCAGCTGTCCACGCCGGCGTCTCGGCGGCGACGGCCGAGGTGGTCGCGATCTGCGACGCCGACGGCTCGTTCGACCTCGGCGAGCTCGAGCGCGTCACCGACCCCGTCCTGACTGGAGAGTTCGACCTGGTCCTCGGCAGGCGCGCAGCGGTGCCGTGGAGCAGCTGGCCGCCCCATGCCCGCCTCGCCAACGCATACCTCGCACGGCGGCTGCGCACCCGTGCGGGGATCTCCGTGCACGACCTCGGGCCGATGCGCGCCGCCCGACGGGAAGGCCTGCTGGCGCTGGGCCTGCGCGATCGGCGCAGCGGATATCCGCTCGAGATGGTGATGGCGGCCGCTCGAGAAGGGTGGCGGATCGGAGAGGTGGAGGTGACGTACCGCCCGCGGGTCGGTCGTTCGAAGGTGACGGGCACGGTGCGCGGAACGGCGATCGCGATCGCCGACATGAGCAGGCTGCTTCGGGAGCGGGTGTGA
- a CDS encoding TIGR04282 family arsenosugar biosynthesis glycosyltransferase, which produces MTTLVVMAKECVPGRVKTRLHPPFSLEDAARIAEASLSDTLALGRAIPVERRVLCFAGEHLPVDADGWEIVPQSEGGLDERIATALDDCAGPTLLIGMDTPQVRAEHVSRALASTPPFDAWLGLASDGGFWALGLREPDGDLVRGVPMSRADTGDRQLRRLRAAGLRVEALPVLTDIDTAESLAAVAGLLPDGQLRRLLARAA; this is translated from the coding sequence ATGACGACCCTGGTGGTGATGGCTAAGGAGTGCGTGCCGGGCAGGGTGAAGACGCGGCTGCATCCGCCGTTCAGCCTCGAGGACGCTGCCCGGATCGCCGAAGCGAGCCTGAGCGACACACTTGCCCTCGGCCGTGCCATCCCGGTCGAGCGACGCGTGCTGTGCTTCGCGGGCGAGCATCTGCCCGTCGATGCCGATGGCTGGGAGATCGTGCCGCAATCGGAGGGCGGGCTCGACGAGCGCATCGCGACGGCGCTCGATGACTGCGCGGGCCCCACCCTCCTCATCGGCATGGATACGCCCCAGGTGCGCGCGGAGCACGTCTCTCGAGCCCTCGCATCGACGCCGCCGTTCGATGCGTGGCTCGGCCTCGCGTCCGACGGCGGCTTCTGGGCGCTCGGGCTGCGCGAACCCGACGGTGATCTGGTGCGCGGCGTGCCCATGTCGCGTGCCGATACCGGCGACCGCCAGCTTCGCCGCCTCAGGGCGGCCGGACTCCGCGTCGAGGCACTGCCGGTGCTGACCGACATCGACACCGCCGAGAGCCTGGCGGCCGTGGCGGGCCTTCTGCCCGACGGCCAGCTGCGGCGGCTCCTCGCGAGGGCGGCATGA
- a CDS encoding class I SAM-dependent methyltransferase, whose protein sequence is MSVAGTDGALGAPYERALRTPTGPLMLHDVGRARSVRMDVDRFLAAPDEIDSALARTVDGPVLDVGCGPGRMVRAALDAGHAALGVDVSRAAVSIARRRGLPVLRRSVFDTLPAEGEWGTALLLDGNIGIGGDPAALLGRCAGLLRSTGRLVVETHPAARRDHRFHGMLRDDVGPSGTPFPWAEVGRLALRAHAAGAGLELVREWRTDARRFAEYTRPGSLDPVVSDGIGG, encoded by the coding sequence ATGAGCGTCGCCGGCACTGACGGCGCCCTCGGCGCTCCGTACGAGCGGGCGCTTCGAACGCCGACCGGGCCACTGATGCTGCACGACGTAGGCCGCGCCCGCAGCGTGCGCATGGATGTGGACCGGTTCCTCGCCGCCCCCGACGAGATCGACAGCGCTCTCGCCCGCACCGTCGACGGTCCCGTGCTCGACGTGGGCTGCGGCCCCGGACGAATGGTGCGAGCGGCACTGGATGCCGGGCACGCCGCGCTCGGTGTCGACGTGTCACGCGCTGCCGTGTCGATCGCTCGTCGCCGCGGCCTGCCCGTCCTGCGTCGCTCTGTCTTCGACACGCTCCCGGCAGAGGGTGAATGGGGGACGGCGCTGCTGCTCGACGGCAACATCGGCATCGGCGGCGATCCCGCCGCCTTGCTTGGCCGCTGCGCCGGCCTCCTGCGGTCGACGGGGCGACTCGTCGTCGAGACGCACCCCGCGGCGAGACGCGACCATCGATTCCATGGGATGCTGCGCGACGATGTCGGCCCGTCCGGCACGCCGTTCCCGTGGGCCGAGGTCGGGCGGCTCGCCCTCCGAGCGCATGCCGCAGGTGCCGGGCTCGAGCTCGTGCGAGAGTGGCGGACCGACGCTCGCCGATTCGCAGAGTACACGCGTCCGGGCTCGCTCGACCCGGTCGTCAGCGACGGGATCGGCGGGTGA
- a CDS encoding molybdopterin-dependent oxidoreductase, with protein sequence MGTERQSRRTFLVGAGASAVALVGLTAGQTFDPLAPVNLFGPRVKGDGPQGVPINRTAKQAGVAGLAADPGWRLRVTSARDAIELSREDLERMPQAEAVLPIACVEGWSTTAHWRGVPLGDLLALAGTNPEHTVRVVSLQPRGAYRETTMPPHYAWDPLTLVALELNGQTLDADHGYPARIIAPGRPGVLQTKWLSAIREESA encoded by the coding sequence ATGGGCACTGAACGGCAGAGTCGGCGCACCTTCCTCGTCGGGGCAGGCGCGTCGGCGGTCGCGCTCGTGGGTCTCACCGCCGGGCAGACGTTCGACCCGCTCGCCCCCGTCAATCTGTTCGGGCCTCGCGTCAAAGGCGACGGGCCCCAGGGAGTGCCGATCAACCGCACGGCGAAGCAGGCCGGCGTCGCAGGCCTGGCCGCCGATCCGGGCTGGCGCCTGCGCGTGACGAGCGCACGCGACGCGATCGAGCTCTCGAGAGAGGATCTGGAACGGATGCCGCAGGCCGAGGCTGTTCTGCCGATCGCGTGCGTCGAGGGATGGAGCACGACGGCTCACTGGCGCGGCGTGCCACTGGGAGACCTCCTCGCCCTCGCTGGAACAAACCCCGAGCACACGGTGCGTGTGGTGAGTCTGCAGCCGCGCGGAGCATATAGGGAGACGACGATGCCCCCGCACTACGCGTGGGATCCGCTGACCCTCGTCGCGCTCGAGCTCAACGGGCAGACACTCGACGCGGATCACGGGTACCCCGCGCGCATCATCGCGCCCGGCCGGCCAGGCGTGCTCCAGACGAAATGGCTCTCTGCGATCCGGGAGGAGTCCGCGTGA
- a CDS encoding MTAP family purine nucleoside phosphorylase, which translates to MPTPYGPPSSPITVGVFGGTHVAFLARHGAGHTIPPHRVNYRANLWALASLGVSAVIGSSAVGSLTPDLPPDTFVVPDQLIDRTRARADTFFDGSGVQHLAFADPFDADIRRLLVDALTARDERFAPTGTTVVIAGPRFSTRAEARGWRMLGADIVNMTQYPEAALAAELNLGYASLSFVTDADTGHGADDEAVTAEVVFRRLSAARERITGTLADAVATLPEDYAAPRRIAANVVARVLAGEIPAR; encoded by the coding sequence GTGCCCACACCCTACGGCCCGCCATCGTCGCCCATCACGGTCGGGGTGTTCGGGGGCACGCACGTCGCCTTCCTCGCCCGGCACGGCGCCGGCCACACGATTCCCCCGCACCGGGTCAACTACCGTGCGAACCTGTGGGCGCTCGCGTCGCTCGGCGTCAGCGCCGTCATTGGCTCGAGTGCCGTCGGCAGCCTCACGCCCGACCTGCCGCCCGACACGTTCGTGGTCCCCGATCAGCTGATCGACCGCACCCGCGCCCGCGCGGACACGTTCTTCGACGGCAGCGGCGTGCAGCATCTGGCTTTCGCGGACCCCTTCGATGCCGACATCCGTCGACTGCTCGTGGACGCCCTCACCGCCAGGGACGAGCGCTTCGCACCCACCGGCACGACCGTCGTCATCGCCGGTCCGCGCTTCTCGACGCGCGCGGAGGCGCGCGGATGGCGGATGCTGGGCGCCGACATCGTCAACATGACGCAGTACCCCGAGGCCGCGCTCGCCGCGGAGCTCAACCTCGGTTACGCGAGCCTGTCGTTCGTGACGGATGCCGACACCGGCCACGGCGCGGACGACGAGGCCGTGACCGCGGAGGTCGTCTTCCGGCGCCTCTCCGCGGCGCGCGAGCGGATCACGGGCACTCTCGCCGACGCCGTCGCCACGCTGCCCGAGGACTACGCCGCACCGAGACGCATCGCTGCGAACGTCGTCGCCCGTGTGCTGGCGGGCGAGATCCCGGCGCGATGA